From one Solanum lycopersicum chromosome 12, SLM_r2.1 genomic stretch:
- the PRO1 gene encoding profilin-1 encodes MSWQTYVDDHLMCDIEGTGHHLSSAAILGFDGSVWAQSPNFPKFKAEEITNIMKDFDEPGHLAPTGLFLAGTKYMVIQGEPGAVIRGKKGPGGITIKKTAQALIFGVYEEPVTPGQCNMVVEKIGDYLVDQGY; translated from the exons ATGTCGTGGCAAACCTATGTAGATGATCACTTGATGTGTGACATTGAAGGTACTGGTCACCATCTCTCTTCTGCAGCCATCCTCGGGTTCGATGGTAGTGTCTGGGCTCAGAGTCCCAATTTCCCTAAG TTTAAAGCAGAGGAGATAACTAACATCATGAAAGATTTCGATGAACCTGGACATCTAGCTCCAACTGGTCTATTCCTTGCGGGTACAAAATACATGGTCATTCAAGGAGAACCTGGTGCTGTTATCCGCGGGAAAAAG GGTCCTGGTGGAATAACTATTAAGAAGACTGCACAGGCACTGATTTTTGGTGTGTATGAGGAACCAGTGACTCCAGGACAGTGCAACATGGTGGTGGAGAAAATTGGTGATTACCTTGTTGATCAGGGATATTAA
- the LOC101249154 gene encoding mediator of RNA polymerase II transcription subunit 6, producing the protein MTMTPVMAPMGNANFDGGAPALPPQPGTDMTGICFRDQLWLNTYPLDRNLVFDYFALSPFYDWTCNNEQLRSRSIHPLDTSHLSKMTGSEYMLSEVMEPNLFVIRKQKRDGPEKVTPMLTYYILDGSIYQAPQLCNVFAGRLGRALYHISKAFSFASSKLEKTGYVASENESAASEPKAAKETIDFKELKRVDHIFASLQRTLPPVPPPPPFPEGYVPPSTAEASENEQEETQLPPVDPIIDQGPSKRMKV; encoded by the exons ATGACGATGACACCGGTGATGGCGCCGATGGGAAACGCAAACTTTGACGGCGGTGCACCGGCCTTACCGCCGCAACCTGGGACTGACATGACGGGTATATGCTTCAGGGACCAGTTATGGCTGAATACGTATCCACTGGACCGAAACCTAGTATTTGACTATTTTGCTCTCTCTCCATTCTACGACTGGACTTGCAACAACGAGCAACTACGATCACGATCCATTCATCCACTCGATACTTCTCATCTCTC GAAAATGACAGGCAGTGAATATATGCTGAGTGAAGTTATGGAGCCAAATCTCTTTGTCATCCGTAAGCAAAAGAGGGATGGCCCCGAGAAGGTCACACCGATGTTGACTTATTACATATTGGATGGTTCAATATACCAAGCTCCACAGCTCTGCAATGTGTTTGCAGGTCGACTG GGACGTGcattatatcatatatcaaAAGCTTTCAGTTTTGCATCTTCAAAGTTGGAAAAGACTGGATATG TGGCTTCTGAAAATGAGAGCGCAGCATCTGAACCTAAGGCTGCTAAGGAGACCATTGACTTCAAGGAACTTAAGCGAGTCGATCATATTTTTGCTTCCCTACAACGCACG CTACCACCAGTACCTCCGCCACCACCTTTTCCTGAAGGCTATGTACCGCCTTCCACAGCAGAAGCCTCTGAAAACGAGCAAGAAGAAACCCAGTTGCCTCCAGTTGATCCCATTATCGATCAAGGCCCGTCAAAGAGAATGAAAGTATGA